A window from Micromonospora profundi encodes these proteins:
- a CDS encoding polysaccharide deacetylase family protein: MQARAALASVLAVVLALSGCAQPRGSIHAAGGPQPIESTTPPTPTPRPTRTKPPLRPLPSTLPSGLRRTTGVKPVALTFDDGPNPTWTPKVLDQLRAARVSATFCVVGHEAQRHPELIRRIVREGHQLCNHSWRHDLDLARRPVAEIRADLARTNKAIRAAAPNAPVPFYRQPGGRWTAEVLTVAKQLGMRPLHWTVDPQDWAKPTATTIAKRIHSAARPGAIVLLHDGGGDRAATLAACPHLIADLKRRYGIARLR; encoded by the coding sequence ATGCAAGCCCGCGCCGCCCTGGCGTCCGTCCTCGCCGTGGTGCTGGCCCTGTCCGGTTGCGCTCAGCCGCGCGGCAGCATTCACGCCGCCGGCGGGCCACAGCCGATCGAGTCGACCACGCCACCCACCCCGACGCCGCGCCCCACACGTACCAAGCCGCCGCTGCGACCGCTGCCGTCCACCCTTCCGTCCGGGCTGCGGCGCACCACAGGCGTGAAGCCGGTGGCGTTGACCTTCGACGACGGGCCGAACCCCACCTGGACTCCCAAGGTGCTCGACCAACTACGGGCTGCCCGGGTGAGCGCCACCTTCTGTGTCGTCGGCCACGAGGCCCAGCGCCACCCCGAACTGATTCGACGGATCGTCCGGGAGGGCCATCAGCTCTGCAACCACAGTTGGCGGCACGACCTCGATCTGGCCCGTCGTCCGGTCGCCGAGATCCGGGCCGACCTGGCCCGTACCAACAAAGCCATCCGGGCGGCTGCCCCGAACGCACCAGTGCCCTTCTACCGCCAGCCAGGCGGCCGCTGGACAGCGGAGGTGCTGACGGTGGCGAAGCAGCTCGGCATGCGCCCCCTGCACTGGACCGTCGACCCGCAGGATTGGGCCAAGCCGACGGCCACGACGATCGCCAAGCGAATCCACTCCGCCGCCCGCCCCGGAGCCATCGTGCTGCTGCACGACGGCGGCGGCGACCGGGCTGCGACGCTCGCCGCCTGCCCGCACCTGATCGCCGACCTGAAGCGCCGCTACGGCATCGCCCGACTCCGCTAG
- a CDS encoding MerR family transcriptional regulator encodes MADEALSAGAVARRLGVAVTTLRTWHQRYGLGPSEHVPGHHRRYTPADLARLEIMRRLTAEGVSPAEAARWARQAPNQVAADVARNGGRLRPPHRDGGGSIPVGRAGPAARGLARAAMRLDAAAINETIAHTLAASGVVATWENLLRPVLVGVGERHAATGALVEVEHLISRCVSEAFAATSRAYAPTGPARILLSCADEEQHSLPLEALAAALAEVGISYRMLGARVPLAALVEAVTRTGPAAVVLWSHTRATADPAQLVALLAAPRRPLLILAAGPGWQADTLPAGVVRPFDLAEALSLAVAVRDSLDQSTGP; translated from the coding sequence GTGGCCGATGAGGCGCTGAGCGCTGGCGCCGTCGCGCGGCGGCTGGGGGTGGCAGTCACCACGCTGCGCACCTGGCACCAGCGCTACGGGCTCGGCCCAAGCGAGCATGTCCCGGGCCACCACCGCCGGTACACGCCCGCCGACCTGGCCCGCCTCGAAATCATGCGACGGCTCACCGCCGAAGGCGTGAGCCCCGCCGAGGCGGCCCGGTGGGCACGCCAGGCACCGAACCAGGTGGCCGCCGACGTCGCGCGTAACGGAGGTCGGCTCCGCCCGCCCCACCGGGACGGCGGCGGATCCATCCCGGTGGGTCGCGCCGGCCCGGCCGCCCGAGGGCTGGCGCGCGCCGCCATGCGACTGGACGCCGCCGCCATCAACGAGACGATCGCGCACACCCTGGCCGCCAGCGGTGTCGTCGCCACCTGGGAGAACCTGCTGCGTCCCGTACTCGTCGGCGTCGGCGAGCGGCACGCGGCCACCGGTGCCCTGGTCGAGGTCGAACATCTGATTTCCCGCTGCGTGTCGGAGGCGTTCGCGGCGACCAGCCGGGCCTATGCACCCACCGGGCCGGCACGCATCCTGCTGTCGTGCGCCGACGAGGAGCAACACAGCCTGCCCCTGGAGGCGCTGGCCGCCGCGCTCGCCGAGGTCGGGATCAGCTACCGGATGCTGGGTGCGCGGGTGCCGCTGGCCGCCCTCGTCGAGGCGGTCACGCGAACCGGCCCGGCCGCCGTGGTGCTCTGGTCGCATACCCGAGCCACCGCCGACCCGGCCCAGCTCGTCGCCCTGCTCGCCGCGCCCCGCCGCCCGCTGCTGATCCTCGCGGCCGGCCCGGGCTGGCAGGCCGACACACTGCCCGCCGGGGTGGTGCGACCGTTCGACCTGGCCGAGGCGCTCTCCCTCGCCGTCGCGGTACGCGACTCGCTGGACCAGTCGACGGGGCCCTGA
- a CDS encoding polyprenyl synthetase family protein — protein sequence MANDAATGNAIRVAPTEPGDRDDPVRAVLAAYTHDLSTAVNDTLTTFLTAEVESLAQIDAAIGEFAAAARDAVLVGGKRLRSTFAYWGWRGASGGSESLPPVLPALAALELLHTFALVHDDVMDDSATRRGRPTAHVALAAQHVAAGHRGDPDRYGEAAAVLIGDLCMVWADRLLAHTAVPPARLLEVRRCYDQMRVETIAGQYLDVLGENDAANWSVDRALRVARYKTASYTVQRPLLLGTALAGVSTDAPLVAAYTRYGLAVGEAFQLRDDLLGVYGDPATTGKPAGDDLRTGKPTTLLMLARQLATPAQRRALDRADTGPVDKLAELVADTGAVARVERMIAERVGDALAALDAAPVDRTARTALTGLATAATDRRA from the coding sequence ATGGCCAACGACGCAGCGACGGGCAACGCGATCCGCGTGGCTCCGACAGAGCCGGGCGACAGGGACGATCCGGTCCGTGCCGTCCTGGCTGCGTACACCCACGATCTGAGCACCGCCGTCAACGACACCCTCACCACCTTTCTCACCGCCGAAGTGGAATCCCTCGCTCAGATCGACGCAGCGATTGGCGAATTCGCCGCAGCCGCACGGGACGCCGTCCTGGTCGGCGGGAAACGTCTCCGGTCCACGTTCGCGTACTGGGGCTGGCGGGGGGCGTCCGGTGGCAGCGAATCACTCCCACCGGTGTTGCCCGCGCTGGCCGCCCTCGAACTGCTGCACACCTTCGCGCTGGTGCACGACGACGTGATGGACGACTCCGCCACCCGGCGCGGCCGGCCCACCGCGCACGTCGCACTCGCCGCCCAGCACGTCGCGGCAGGCCACCGGGGCGATCCGGACCGCTACGGCGAGGCTGCCGCTGTGCTCATCGGCGACCTCTGCATGGTCTGGGCCGACCGGCTGCTGGCGCACACCGCCGTGCCGCCGGCCCGGCTGCTGGAGGTCCGCCGCTGCTACGACCAGATGCGGGTGGAGACGATCGCCGGGCAGTACCTGGACGTGCTCGGCGAGAACGACGCGGCCAACTGGTCTGTCGACCGGGCGCTGCGGGTGGCCCGCTACAAGACCGCCAGCTACACGGTGCAGCGGCCGCTGCTCCTCGGCACCGCCCTGGCCGGGGTGAGCACCGACGCCCCGCTCGTCGCCGCGTACACCCGCTACGGCCTTGCCGTCGGCGAGGCGTTCCAACTCCGCGACGACCTGCTCGGTGTCTACGGCGACCCGGCCACCACCGGCAAGCCGGCCGGCGACGACCTGCGCACCGGCAAGCCGACCACACTGCTCATGCTGGCCCGGCAACTGGCCACGCCCGCCCAGCGCAGGGCGTTGGATCGGGCCGACACCGGGCCGGTCGACAAGCTCGCCGAACTGGTAGCCGACACCGGCGCGGTGGCGCGGGTGGAACGGATGATCGCCGAGCGGGTGGGCGACGCGCTGGCCGCGCTCGACGCCGCACCCGTGGACCGGACGGCGCGGACGGCGCTTACCGGGTTGGCCACCGCCGCCACCGACCGGCGGGCCTGA
- the crtI gene encoding phytoene desaturase family protein: protein MRTVTGRTDRVVVVGAGLGGLACALHLAGSGRQVTVLEREPVPGGRAGRLSVDGYDFDTGPTVLTMPDLIAEALGAVGEELHDWLDLTPLDPAYRAYYPDGSTLDVLTDTTRMAAEISRVCGPREADGYLRFVDYARELWRLERTDFIERNLDAPTDLITGNLLKLLTGGAFRRLQTKINQFFRDPRTQRIFSFQAMYAGLAPHDALAIYAVIAYLDSVAGVYFPRGGIHAVSRAMAGAAEKHGVQIRYDTTVTRVETANGRATGVLTADGELVPADVVVLNPDLPVAYRDLLPAAPSRRLTYSPSCVVLHVGSRQGYAKIAHHNIHFGRAWKGTFDEVIRRGELMTDPSLLVTNPSRTDPSVAPPDRHTYYVLAPVPNLDRAPFEWRGDLTRRYGDQLIGTLEERGYVGFGDGVEVLQAITPAEWAEQGMAAGTPFAAAHTLFQTGPFRPSNLHRDLANVVFVGSGTQPGVGVPMVLISGKLAAGRITGESR, encoded by the coding sequence GTGCGCACGGTGACGGGACGAACGGATCGCGTGGTTGTCGTCGGCGCCGGGCTGGGCGGCCTGGCCTGCGCGCTGCACCTGGCCGGCAGCGGCCGACAGGTGACAGTGCTGGAGCGCGAGCCGGTGCCTGGCGGGCGGGCCGGCCGGCTCTCGGTGGACGGCTACGACTTCGACACCGGCCCGACGGTGCTCACCATGCCCGACTTGATCGCCGAGGCCCTCGGTGCGGTCGGCGAGGAGCTGCACGACTGGCTCGACCTGACCCCGCTCGACCCGGCCTACCGGGCGTACTACCCGGACGGCTCCACGCTCGACGTACTCACCGACACCACGCGGATGGCGGCCGAGATCTCCCGGGTCTGCGGGCCGCGCGAGGCCGACGGCTACCTGCGCTTCGTCGACTACGCGCGGGAGTTGTGGCGGCTGGAGCGGACCGACTTCATCGAGCGCAACCTGGACGCCCCCACCGACCTGATCACCGGCAACCTGCTCAAGTTGCTCACCGGCGGTGCCTTCCGCCGCCTCCAAACGAAGATCAACCAGTTCTTCCGCGACCCGCGTACTCAGCGGATCTTCTCTTTCCAGGCAATGTACGCCGGCCTCGCCCCGCACGACGCGCTGGCCATCTACGCAGTCATCGCGTACCTCGACTCGGTGGCCGGTGTCTACTTCCCCCGCGGCGGCATCCACGCGGTCTCCCGGGCGATGGCCGGCGCGGCCGAGAAGCACGGCGTGCAGATCCGGTACGACACCACGGTGACGCGGGTGGAGACCGCGAACGGCCGGGCCACCGGTGTGCTCACCGCCGACGGCGAGTTGGTGCCGGCGGACGTGGTGGTGCTCAACCCGGATCTGCCGGTCGCCTACCGGGACCTGCTCCCCGCCGCCCCCTCGCGGCGCCTCACCTACTCGCCGTCGTGCGTCGTCCTGCACGTCGGCTCGCGGCAGGGATATGCGAAGATCGCCCACCACAACATCCACTTCGGTCGCGCGTGGAAGGGCACCTTCGATGAGGTCATCCGCAGGGGCGAGCTGATGACCGACCCGTCACTCCTGGTCACCAACCCGAGCAGGACCGACCCGTCGGTAGCCCCGCCGGACCGGCACACCTACTACGTGCTGGCCCCGGTGCCCAACCTTGACCGGGCGCCGTTCGAGTGGCGTGGCGACCTGACCCGGCGCTACGGCGACCAACTGATCGGCACCCTCGAGGAGCGCGGCTACGTCGGCTTCGGCGACGGGGTCGAGGTGCTCCAGGCGATCACCCCCGCCGAGTGGGCGGAGCAGGGAATGGCCGCGGGCACCCCGTTCGCCGCCGCGCACACGCTCTTCCAGACCGGCCCCTTCCGCCCGTCGAACCTGCACCGCGACCTGGCGAACGTGGTCTTCGTCGGCTCCGGCACCCAACCGGGGGTGGGCGTGCCGATGGTGCTGATCTCCGGCAAGCTTGCCGCCGGTCGGATCACCGGGGAAAGCCGATGA
- a CDS encoding phytoene/squalene synthase family protein — protein sequence MDTDLTAAYDRCRELHRRHGRTYYLATRLLPAWKRRHVHALYGFTRYADEIVDRTEDLPPAERAALLDDWASQFVAGLHGAQVDDPLLPAVLHTIAVFDLDRDDFASFLKSMAMDLTVTAYPTYDHLLDYMEGSAAVIGTMMLPILGSSDPTAAREPARQLGFAFQLTNFIRDVAEDLDRGRTYLPDEDLAKFGVTRDDLLEARNRGRGTPRTRELIEYEVTRAQAHYAAAAPGITMLAPASQACMRTAYALYGGILDEVAAQDYDVFARRALVPQRRRMAVAARALLTSTGAPVTIPGPTIQPAAR from the coding sequence GTGGACACGGATCTCACCGCTGCCTATGACCGATGCCGTGAGCTGCACAGACGCCACGGCCGCACCTACTATCTCGCCACCAGACTGCTTCCCGCCTGGAAACGGCGACACGTGCACGCGCTGTACGGCTTCACCAGGTACGCCGACGAGATCGTCGACCGCACCGAGGACCTTCCGCCGGCCGAGCGGGCCGCCCTGCTCGACGACTGGGCCAGCCAGTTCGTGGCCGGTCTGCACGGCGCGCAGGTCGACGATCCGCTGCTGCCGGCCGTCCTGCACACGATCGCCGTCTTCGATCTCGACCGGGACGACTTCGCGTCGTTTCTGAAGAGCATGGCGATGGACCTGACCGTCACGGCGTACCCGACGTACGACCACCTGCTGGACTACATGGAGGGCTCGGCGGCCGTCATCGGCACCATGATGCTGCCGATCCTGGGCAGCTCCGACCCGACCGCTGCCCGCGAGCCCGCTCGGCAGCTCGGCTTCGCCTTCCAGCTCACCAACTTCATCCGGGACGTCGCCGAGGACCTCGACCGGGGCCGCACCTACCTACCCGACGAGGACCTTGCGAAGTTCGGCGTCACACGCGACGACCTGCTCGAGGCCCGCAACCGAGGGCGCGGCACGCCCCGGACCAGAGAGCTGATCGAGTACGAGGTGACGCGCGCCCAGGCCCACTACGCCGCCGCCGCACCGGGCATCACCATGCTCGCCCCTGCCTCGCAGGCCTGCATGCGCACCGCGTACGCGCTCTACGGCGGCATCCTCGACGAGGTGGCCGCGCAGGACTACGACGTCTTCGCCCGGCGTGCCCTCGTGCCGCAGCGACGGCGGATGGCGGTGGCCGCCCGCGCCCTGCTCACCTCGACCGGCGCCCCCGTCACGATTCCCGGGCCGACGATCCAACCGGCCGCCCGCTGA
- the idi gene encoding isopentenyl-diphosphate Delta-isomerase: MSSREEHLVELVDDAGQAVGAVTVAAAHQPPGQLHRAFSVLLVDPDGQVLLQRRAAVKTRFPLRWANSCCGHPQPDESLTEAANRRLREELGTGPVELTEVGVYVYYAEDPATGRVEFEYDHVLRGEFLPAAPLQPDPDEVAELRWADPAALEVELDRDPRSYAPWLGGVVNRLLRPSGEMPGAPGPAVTPSGSSADDAAERSGGR, from the coding sequence ATGAGCAGCCGTGAGGAGCACCTCGTCGAACTGGTCGACGACGCGGGGCAGGCCGTCGGTGCGGTCACGGTGGCGGCCGCCCACCAGCCGCCGGGGCAACTCCACAGGGCCTTCTCGGTGCTGCTTGTCGACCCGGACGGCCAGGTGCTGCTCCAGCGGCGGGCCGCGGTCAAGACCCGGTTCCCGCTGCGCTGGGCCAACTCCTGCTGCGGCCATCCCCAACCGGACGAGTCGCTCACCGAGGCCGCCAACCGGCGGCTACGCGAGGAGTTGGGCACCGGCCCTGTCGAGCTGACCGAGGTCGGCGTCTACGTCTACTACGCCGAGGACCCGGCCACCGGTCGGGTCGAATTCGAGTACGACCATGTGCTGCGCGGCGAGTTCCTGCCCGCTGCCCCACTGCAACCGGACCCGGACGAGGTGGCCGAGCTGCGCTGGGCCGACCCCGCAGCCCTCGAAGTCGAGCTGGACCGCGACCCCCGGTCGTACGCACCGTGGCTGGGTGGGGTGGTGAACCGGCTGTTGCGCCCCTCTGGCGAGATGCCGGGCGCACCCGGCCCGGCCGTGACCCCGTCCGGATCGTCGGCGGATGACGCGGCGGAGCGGTCGGGTGGCCGATGA